The following proteins are co-located in the Alistipes sp. ZOR0009 genome:
- the purE gene encoding 5-(carboxyamino)imidazole ribonucleotide mutase, with product MQPKVSIIMGSTSDMKIMEDAAKFLNEMHIPFEINALSAHRVPEMVLDFAKNAHTRGVKVIIAGAGGAAHLPGVVAALTPLPVIGVPVNSSNSIDGWDSILSILQMPAGIPVATVALDGAKNAAILATQIIGTGEPDIFEKIKAFKADLAKKISAANKELAEIKYEYKTN from the coding sequence ATGCAACCAAAAGTTAGCATTATCATGGGTAGCACTTCCGACATGAAAATAATGGAAGACGCTGCAAAGTTCTTAAACGAAATGCACATTCCTTTTGAAATCAACGCCTTATCAGCCCATCGCGTACCCGAAATGGTGCTTGATTTTGCAAAGAATGCGCACACTCGCGGTGTTAAGGTGATTATTGCTGGAGCAGGCGGTGCTGCCCACCTCCCTGGAGTTGTTGCAGCACTTACTCCACTACCAGTAATTGGCGTGCCAGTCAACTCATCAAACTCCATAGATGGCTGGGACTCTATACTTTCAATACTACAAATGCCTGCAGGAATTCCTGTTGCAACCGTAGCTTTAGATGGAGCAAAAAATGCGGCTATTCTGGCAACTCAGATCATTGGCACTGGAGAGCCTGATATTTTTGAAAAAATTAAGGCTTTCAAAGCCGATTTAGCAAAAAAAATCAGTGCAGCAAATAAAGAGCTTGCCGAAATCAAATACGAATACAAGACAAATTAA
- the hpt gene encoding hypoxanthine phosphoribosyltransferase, protein MERIKLHDKVFEVSIPSEKIQEAVRKVAEQISRDYNGDDCPVFLSVLNGSFMFTADLLKNIEFNSEISFTKLSSYEGTSTTGKVHELIGITKSLKDRIVIVVEDIIDTGTTLEKLVEIIGAQQPREVKIATFLFKPEAYKKDVKIDYIGMEIPNDFIVGYGLDYQELGRNYKDIYTLVSE, encoded by the coding sequence ATGGAACGTATTAAACTTCATGACAAGGTTTTCGAAGTTTCTATTCCTTCAGAAAAAATACAAGAGGCTGTAAGAAAGGTTGCCGAGCAGATTAGTCGTGATTACAATGGGGACGATTGTCCTGTTTTCTTGAGCGTGCTGAATGGTTCATTTATGTTTACCGCCGACCTGCTAAAGAATATAGAGTTCAACAGCGAGATATCTTTCACTAAGCTTTCATCATACGAAGGAACCTCAACAACGGGCAAGGTGCACGAGTTGATCGGTATCACCAAGAGTTTAAAAGATAGGATTGTTATTGTAGTCGAGGATATTATTGATACAGGTACCACGCTTGAAAAGTTGGTGGAAATTATAGGCGCACAGCAGCCTCGTGAAGTCAAAATAGCAACGTTCCTATTTAAGCCTGAGGCTTATAAGAAGGATGTCAAAATTGACTACATAGGAATGGAAATTCCCAATGACTTTATTGTAGGTTACGGCTTGGATTATCAAGAACTTGGTCGTAATTACAAGGACATTTACACGCTAGTATCAGAATAA
- a CDS encoding adenylate kinase, translating to MLNIVLFGAPGAGKGTQAELLMKEYGLLHLSTGEMLREEIAKGTAAGQKAKAIEQGNFAPDEVVIELVTSKILENRDSKGFVFDGFPRTTSQAGILDSILESVDSNVTMMISLEVDQKVLAERLLKRGEEENRLDDRNISIIEKRIGIYHERTEVVMDYYKQAGKFYPVSGEGTLDEILNRIKEQVIVATQK from the coding sequence ATGTTAAATATTGTACTCTTTGGAGCTCCTGGTGCAGGCAAAGGCACGCAGGCCGAGTTGCTCATGAAGGAATATGGACTTTTGCATCTTTCAACAGGAGAAATGCTTCGCGAAGAGATTGCCAAAGGAACAGCTGCGGGGCAGAAAGCAAAGGCTATAGAGCAGGGGAATTTTGCACCAGATGAGGTTGTTATTGAGTTGGTAACTAGTAAGATTTTAGAAAATAGAGATTCTAAAGGTTTTGTTTTTGACGGTTTTCCACGTACGACCTCTCAGGCTGGAATCCTAGATTCCATTTTAGAATCGGTAGATTCTAATGTAACCATGATGATTTCGTTGGAGGTCGATCAGAAGGTGCTTGCAGAGCGACTTTTGAAACGTGGAGAGGAAGAAAATCGATTGGATGATAGGAATATCAGCATAATTGAGAAACGGATTGGAATTTATCACGAGCGAACAGAGGTTGTGATGGATTACTACAAGCAGGCCGGAAAGTTTTATCCGGTCTCCGGAGAGGGGACATTAGATGAGATCCTCAATCGGATTAAGGAACAAGTAATTGTGGCTACTCAGAAGTAG
- the obgE gene encoding GTPase ObgE, which translates to MMQSNFVDYVKVFLRSGNGGAGSSHFRREKFVEFGGPDGGDGGKGASIILRGSTQHWTLIHLKYRKHIHADNGDCGHGQRRSGKSGEDIILDVPLGTVAKDAETGEILMEITEAGEEKVIAPGGIGGLGNWNFKTATNQAPRYAQPGMPGIEGWFILELKILADVGLVGFPNAGKSTLLSSISAARPKIADYAFTTLEPSVGIVEYRDDRSFVMADIPGIIEGAHEGRGLGLRFLRHIERNSMLLFLVPADSKDIRQEYDILVNELKMYNPELLDKKRILAISKSDMLDEELMSEMEQDLPNIPHIFISSVVGYHMMELKDMIWNELNTD; encoded by the coding sequence ATCATGCAATCTAACTTTGTAGATTACGTTAAGGTCTTTTTACGCTCGGGCAATGGAGGTGCAGGTTCGTCTCACTTTCGTCGAGAGAAGTTTGTGGAGTTCGGTGGTCCCGATGGCGGTGATGGAGGCAAAGGAGCCAGCATCATCCTGCGTGGTAGTACCCAGCACTGGACGCTTATCCACTTAAAATATCGTAAGCATATTCATGCCGACAATGGAGATTGTGGCCATGGGCAGCGACGTTCTGGAAAATCCGGTGAGGATATTATTCTTGACGTTCCGCTGGGAACCGTAGCAAAAGATGCTGAAACGGGCGAGATCCTGATGGAAATAACCGAGGCGGGAGAAGAAAAGGTTATTGCACCTGGTGGGATTGGCGGTTTAGGTAACTGGAACTTTAAAACGGCTACCAATCAGGCTCCGAGATATGCTCAGCCAGGAATGCCTGGAATCGAAGGATGGTTTATTCTTGAACTGAAAATTCTTGCAGATGTGGGGCTTGTTGGTTTTCCCAATGCCGGTAAGTCAACGCTACTTTCGTCGATATCTGCGGCTCGACCTAAAATTGCTGATTACGCTTTTACTACCCTAGAGCCAAGTGTTGGTATTGTGGAGTATCGTGATGATCGCTCTTTTGTAATGGCGGACATTCCGGGTATCATAGAAGGTGCTCATGAAGGACGCGGTTTGGGTCTTCGCTTTTTGCGGCATATTGAACGTAACTCAATGCTACTTTTCTTGGTTCCTGCTGATAGCAAGGATATTCGTCAAGAGTATGATATACTCGTGAATGAGCTTAAAATGTATAATCCAGAGCTGCTCGACAAGAAGCGCATATTGGCTATTTCTAAGTCGGATATGCTTGATGAGGAGCTGATGAGTGAAATGGAGCAAGATTTGCCGAATATCCCTCATATATTCATAAGTTCTGTGGTTGGATATCATATGATGGAACTTAAAGATATGATTTGGAATGAACTAAATACAGATTAG
- a CDS encoding phosphatase PAP2 family protein, with protein MEWLLGIDTKILYFINGLNTPFLDEVMWIISKPMLSIPIYLFFIYLFYTLDGKNFWKPLLAVVLVVTLADRISVECFKDVVCRLRPSHTEGILENLHFYVKSNGQAYQGGLYGFVSSHAANTFGVAVFMMLYAKRKYVTAIALVWASVVSLSRVYLGVHFPTDILAGGALGALLGWFVFWGYKKLSKKYGWVN; from the coding sequence ATGGAATGGCTGCTTGGAATTGATACGAAGATACTTTATTTTATAAATGGACTTAATACTCCTTTTCTGGATGAGGTTATGTGGATAATATCAAAGCCGATGCTATCCATTCCTATCTACTTGTTTTTTATTTACCTGTTTTATACGCTCGATGGGAAGAACTTCTGGAAACCTCTTTTAGCCGTTGTTTTGGTGGTTACTTTGGCTGATAGAATATCGGTAGAGTGCTTTAAAGATGTTGTTTGCCGGCTGCGTCCGAGCCATACAGAAGGTATTTTAGAAAATCTGCACTTCTACGTTAAATCCAACGGGCAGGCGTATCAGGGAGGACTTTACGGTTTTGTATCGTCTCATGCTGCCAATACCTTTGGAGTTGCCGTATTTATGATGCTGTATGCAAAGCGAAAGTACGTTACTGCAATCGCACTTGTTTGGGCTTCTGTAGTCTCTTTGAGTCGTGTGTATCTTGGGGTTCATTTTCCAACTGATATTTTGGCCGGTGGAGCGTTGGGTGCTCTACTTGGTTGGTTCGTTTTTTGGGGCTATAAAAAGCTGTCTAAGAAATATGGCTGGGTGAACTAA
- a CDS encoding lipoate--protein ligase, whose product MICINLASTNPYFNLAAEEYLLKNYTDDVLMIWQSVPSVIVGKHQNMMAEINYPYILKNGIPVIRRLSGGGTVFHDLGNVNFTYIANGKEGHIVDFKRFTQPIVDFLNSYKVPAVLSGRNDILVDGLKFSGNAEHVYKQRVLHHGTILFSSNLEMLKQGITRVGGVYSDSSVKSFRSKVANLAPYFRPQIDVDTFRSLLFSYLKERHFSDSHFFSDVEMVQIQRLADEKYSTWEWNFGYSPDYSFNSGDGSLMKIHFFVKKGRIDDIKISSSDANFSDVIIESLRGLPHDDFKSISQILVSNCNDGLKESDIIADWIY is encoded by the coding sequence ATGATATGTATCAACTTAGCATCAACTAACCCATATTTTAATCTGGCTGCCGAGGAATATCTGCTAAAAAACTATACAGATGATGTGTTGATGATCTGGCAGAGCGTTCCTTCCGTTATTGTAGGGAAGCATCAGAATATGATGGCCGAAATAAACTATCCCTACATTCTTAAGAATGGTATTCCTGTAATTCGACGCCTTTCTGGTGGAGGTACCGTATTTCACGACCTCGGTAATGTAAACTTTACGTATATAGCTAATGGCAAAGAGGGGCATATTGTCGATTTTAAGCGCTTCACTCAGCCAATCGTCGACTTTTTAAATTCGTATAAGGTACCTGCCGTTTTATCGGGGCGTAACGATATTTTGGTCGATGGGCTTAAATTTTCGGGGAATGCTGAGCACGTTTATAAGCAGCGGGTTCTACATCACGGAACAATTCTTTTTTCGTCGAACCTCGAAATGTTAAAGCAGGGTATAACTCGTGTTGGAGGTGTATATTCTGATAGCTCTGTAAAAAGTTTTAGAAGTAAGGTGGCAAACCTTGCTCCTTATTTTCGACCTCAGATAGATGTAGATACTTTCCGATCGTTGCTTTTCTCGTACCTAAAGGAAAGGCATTTTAGCGATAGCCACTTTTTTAGTGATGTAGAGATGGTGCAAATTCAGAGGCTGGCGGATGAAAAGTATAGTACATGGGAGTGGAATTTTGGCTATTCACCCGACTATTCATTCAATTCTGGAGATGGTTCTTTGATGAAAATCCATTTTTTTGTAAAAAAAGGGCGCATCGACGATATTAAAATCAGCAGTTCTGATGCTAATTTTTCGGATGTAATAATAGAGAGCTTGCGCGGCCTACCTCACGATGATTTCAAATCAATATCCCAAATTCTTGTTTCAAATTGTAATGATGGCTTGAAAGAATCCGATATAATAGCAGATTGGATTTACTAG